In one Thermanaerovibrio velox DSM 12556 genomic region, the following are encoded:
- the rlmB gene encoding 23S rRNA (guanosine(2251)-2'-O)-methyltransferase RlmB has product MKRRVPGSFEEDVADVIYGKNPVLSLLEGDGGCLKLYMSKSKGRSDPFRDKIVGLCQKKGIPFQELDPEALDRIAGSSAHQGFVARVSPVKMLSMEDLISMVMSSDPSKPLNILILDHVEDPHNLGAMIRTAEAVGMFAVLTPSRRGALPTGTVVKCSAGAALRMPIVMIGNVSQAIRDIKDRLGLWVIGIEANGERSIFESPMPRRMALVVGSEGKGLGRVVATSCDEVLRIPMIGETGSLNVSVAAALAMYEWFRGNFTS; this is encoded by the coding sequence TTGAAGCGAAGGGTCCCTGGTTCCTTCGAAGAAGACGTGGCTGATGTGATATATGGGAAAAATCCAGTGCTATCCCTATTGGAGGGGGATGGAGGATGTCTTAAATTATACATGTCGAAGTCCAAGGGCAGGAGTGATCCATTTAGGGATAAGATAGTTGGACTTTGTCAAAAGAAGGGGATCCCGTTCCAAGAACTTGATCCTGAGGCCTTGGACCGCATAGCAGGGTCTTCTGCTCATCAGGGCTTTGTGGCTCGAGTATCGCCGGTTAAGATGCTGAGCATGGAAGACCTGATCTCCATGGTTATGTCATCGGATCCTTCAAAGCCCTTGAACATCCTGATTTTAGACCATGTGGAAGATCCTCATAACCTGGGGGCCATGATAAGGACTGCTGAGGCTGTGGGGATGTTTGCGGTGCTCACCCCCTCAAGGAGGGGGGCACTCCCTACTGGTACGGTGGTAAAATGCAGTGCCGGAGCGGCCCTTAGAATGCCAATAGTTATGATCGGTAATGTATCCCAGGCGATAAGAGATATAAAGGATCGACTTGGGCTTTGGGTTATTGGGATAGAGGCGAATGGTGAGAGGTCCATCTTCGAATCGCCCATGCCGAGGAGGATGGCCTTGGTGGTGGGGTCCGAGGGCAAGGGGCTTGGAAGGGTAGTGGCGACTTCTTGTGACGAAGTGCTTAGAATTCCCATGATTGGGGAGACGGGATCGCTCAACGTGAGCGTTGCCGCTGCGTTGGCGATGTACGAGTGGTTTAGGGGGAATTTTACTTCCTAG